One genomic window of Vibrio natriegens NBRC 15636 = ATCC 14048 = DSM 759 includes the following:
- a CDS encoding M14 family metallocarboxypeptidase: MKSGYTYPIGTPDQPWGAAERKAWLAERDVKRSYQEEVVSKIDALRDRFDVEQYGALSYDEDRFPLFCIKTRNWDSVKPVVLVTGGVHGYETSGVHGALKFVDTEAERYAEHFNIVVAPCVSPWGYEVINRWNPNAIDPNRSFYANSPAEESANLIQLVATLGDVLMHIDLHETTDSDETEFRPALAARDGIEYIEGLIPDGFYTVGDTENPQPEFQKAVIESVAKVTHIAPADDQGEIIGSPVVQFGVINYPMVKLGLCGGVTNCQYGTTTEVYPDSPKVTGEECNDAQVAAVVGGLDYVLSQLKPTV, translated from the coding sequence ATGAAAAGCGGATACACTTACCCAATTGGTACCCCAGATCAACCTTGGGGCGCAGCTGAACGTAAAGCCTGGTTAGCCGAACGCGATGTAAAACGCAGCTATCAGGAAGAAGTCGTCAGTAAAATCGACGCACTTCGCGACCGTTTTGATGTCGAGCAATACGGCGCGCTCTCATATGACGAAGATCGTTTCCCACTATTTTGCATCAAAACACGCAACTGGGATTCAGTAAAACCTGTTGTTCTTGTCACCGGTGGCGTGCACGGCTACGAAACCAGTGGTGTACATGGAGCATTAAAATTCGTGGACACAGAAGCGGAGCGTTACGCAGAGCACTTCAATATCGTTGTTGCACCATGCGTGAGCCCTTGGGGTTATGAGGTGATTAACCGTTGGAACCCAAACGCGATTGACCCGAACCGCTCTTTCTACGCAAACAGCCCTGCGGAAGAATCCGCGAACCTTATCCAGCTGGTTGCGACACTGGGTGATGTATTGATGCACATTGATCTTCACGAGACAACTGACTCGGATGAAACAGAGTTCCGCCCAGCTTTAGCCGCTCGCGATGGTATTGAATACATCGAAGGTTTGATTCCAGACGGCTTTTACACCGTCGGAGACACTGAGAATCCGCAACCAGAGTTCCAAAAAGCAGTGATTGAATCGGTAGCAAAAGTGACGCACATTGCCCCTGCGGACGATCAAGGCGAAATCATTGGCTCCCCTGTTGTTCAGTTTGGTGTGATCAACTACCCGATGGTGAAACTGGGATTATGTGGCGGTGTGACTAACTGCCAATATGGTACGACAACTGAAGTCTACCCAGACAGCCCAAAAGTCACTGGCGAAGAATGTAATGACGCTCAGGTTGCAGCGGTTGTAGGCGGACTGGATTACGTTCTGTCACAGCTCAAGCCCACAGTGTAA
- a CDS encoding DUF3360 domain-containing protein, which translates to MSDTSKTFYRDVRKKPHEFENREDFLNHDLTIMSFRRWGIHLPSRDYSIEIEDWVPALAATIGKVVMVTAMVAAFAAQFGLSPEFVAENVRYELLIAGALFVILFSAILNPNANLAGTHGPMIPLIPMIAAAGGHPLALGLMVCAFGLILAFTKGGSKLMTLTGIGVRGGLLIYLGAVGLIGQINKTEVWAASTDQSYISFVVIGLTVLVYAYLAKINKRWLAIPLCSALAGIVAYAMGAEFAFTTEPGLPNFSPFYWWGEDTGWQLGWPTLEHFIAVTPFALLAVAMWSPDYLGHRVFQELNYPKEAKGVLMDVDDTMVGASVRQGVGSLLGGGNLASSWGTYMIPAAIAKRPIPGGALLTGLMCIAAAVIGYPMDLAMWEPVLRVALIVGVFLPLLEAGMQMIHKHKDSLSAGICIFACAFVNPVFGWAITMLLDNLGLIGDHERANELSGKDKYLIPGVAFVVCAGSLAVVGQLPGIPALIG; encoded by the coding sequence ATGTCTGACACAAGTAAGACTTTTTACAGGGATGTGCGCAAAAAACCGCATGAATTTGAAAACCGAGAAGACTTTCTAAACCATGATTTAACCATCATGAGCTTTCGCCGCTGGGGTATTCATTTACCATCTCGTGATTACAGTATTGAAATCGAAGACTGGGTACCTGCATTAGCCGCAACCATTGGTAAAGTGGTTATGGTAACCGCTATGGTTGCCGCCTTTGCTGCTCAGTTCGGTTTATCTCCTGAGTTTGTCGCAGAAAACGTGCGTTACGAACTGCTTATCGCGGGCGCTCTGTTCGTTATCCTGTTTTCTGCCATCCTAAACCCGAACGCAAACTTAGCCGGTACTCACGGCCCCATGATACCGCTGATTCCAATGATTGCAGCAGCAGGGGGCCATCCACTGGCTCTCGGCTTGATGGTATGTGCTTTTGGTTTAATTCTCGCTTTTACCAAGGGTGGTTCTAAACTCATGACCCTCACTGGCATTGGGGTTCGAGGTGGGTTGCTGATTTACCTCGGCGCAGTTGGGTTGATCGGACAGATTAATAAGACTGAAGTGTGGGCTGCGAGTACGGACCAAAGTTACATTTCGTTTGTGGTCATTGGTCTAACGGTGTTGGTTTATGCCTACTTAGCCAAGATCAACAAACGTTGGCTGGCCATCCCGTTGTGTTCTGCACTAGCGGGCATTGTCGCTTATGCAATGGGCGCCGAGTTTGCTTTTACCACGGAGCCGGGCCTGCCTAATTTCAGTCCATTCTACTGGTGGGGTGAAGATACCGGCTGGCAACTAGGCTGGCCAACCCTGGAGCACTTTATTGCCGTTACGCCATTTGCACTACTAGCCGTCGCTATGTGGTCTCCTGACTATCTCGGTCATCGTGTTTTTCAAGAACTTAACTATCCAAAAGAAGCAAAAGGCGTACTAATGGATGTCGACGACACTATGGTCGGAGCGTCTGTTCGTCAGGGCGTTGGCTCACTATTAGGTGGCGGTAATCTAGCGTCTTCTTGGGGTACGTACATGATTCCTGCGGCAATTGCCAAACGTCCTATTCCAGGCGGCGCGCTGTTAACGGGTTTAATGTGTATTGCCGCAGCAGTAATTGGTTACCCGATGGATCTAGCAATGTGGGAGCCTGTTCTGCGCGTAGCGCTGATTGTCGGTGTATTCTTACCACTTCTTGAAGCGGGTATGCAGATGATACATAAGCATAAAGATTCACTCAGTGCTGGTATCTGTATTTTTGCCTGTGCATTCGTTAACCCAGTCTTTGGTTGGGCAATAACTATGCTGCTGGATAACCTCGGACTTATCGGCGACCATGAGCGCGCCAACGAGCTATCGGGCAAAGATAAATACCTGATTCCTGGTGTTGCCTTTGTCGTTTGTGCTGGCTCCCTTGCTGTAGTTGGTCAGCTTCCGGGTATTCCCGCTCTGATCGGTTAA
- the pyrC gene encoding dihydroorotase, translated as MTTLTITRPDDWHVHLRDGDVLKDTVRDISRYNGRALIMPNTVPPVTNTEMALAYRDRILKEQHGEQFEPLMSLYLTDNTTPDEIRAAKATGKIVAAKLYPAGATTNSDSGVTNAKNIYHVLEAMEEVGMLLLVHGEVTHHDVDIFDREKEFLDTVLAPIVNDFPNLKIVLEHITTADAANFVKNASDNVAATITAHHLLFNRNHMLVGGIKPHFYCLPILKRNTHQQALIEAATSGSKKFFLGTDSAPHAKGAKESACGCAGSYTAHAAVELYAEVFDKEGKLENLEAFASFNGPDFYGIARNTDTITLEKAAWDVPETMPFGNDIVVPIRANEQIEWQVK; from the coding sequence ATGACAACACTGACTATTACTCGTCCTGACGACTGGCACGTTCACTTACGCGATGGGGATGTTCTTAAAGACACCGTTCGCGATATCAGCCGCTACAACGGTCGCGCACTGATCATGCCAAACACCGTCCCACCTGTTACCAACACTGAAATGGCGTTAGCCTACCGCGATAGAATCCTTAAAGAACAGCACGGCGAGCAATTTGAACCTTTGATGTCGCTGTACCTAACCGATAACACCACTCCAGACGAAATTCGCGCTGCAAAAGCAACTGGCAAAATTGTTGCTGCAAAACTTTACCCAGCAGGCGCAACCACCAACTCAGACTCTGGCGTGACCAATGCCAAGAACATCTACCACGTTCTGGAAGCAATGGAAGAAGTCGGCATGCTACTGTTGGTTCATGGCGAAGTCACACATCACGACGTTGACATCTTCGACCGTGAAAAAGAGTTCCTTGATACGGTTCTTGCTCCTATCGTTAATGATTTCCCAAATCTAAAAATTGTTCTGGAACACATCACCACGGCTGACGCAGCTAACTTCGTTAAAAACGCGTCTGATAACGTTGCGGCGACAATCACTGCTCACCACCTACTTTTCAACCGCAACCACATGCTTGTCGGTGGCATTAAGCCACATTTCTACTGTCTGCCAATCCTAAAGCGTAATACCCACCAGCAAGCGCTGATTGAAGCGGCAACAAGCGGCAGTAAGAAGTTCTTCTTAGGTACAGATTCAGCGCCACATGCAAAAGGTGCAAAAGAATCAGCGTGTGGCTGTGCGGGTTCATACACCGCACACGCAGCCGTTGAGCTTTATGCTGAGGTATTCGACAAAGAAGGTAAACTGGAAAACCTGGAAGCATTTGCAAGCTTCAATGGCCCAGACTTCTACGGTATTGCTCGTAACACCGACACAATTACCCTAGAAAAAGCCGCTTGGGATGTGCCAGAAACAATGCCGTTTGGCAATGACATCGTTGTGCCTATCCGCGCGAACGAACAGATTGAATGGCAAGTTAAATAA
- a CDS encoding LysR family transcriptional regulator, translated as MRIEPSLLSSLTWFAHIARHRSFTKAASEMGITRAALSQHLKALEQQLQVRLINRTTRSMSLTEEGQRLLDILQPSLTSIEQVVSELNESHLEPSGLIRISVSRTAARLLIEPHLGEFLTLYPKIRLELIMNDGFSNIVAEGVDAGIRLGISLDEHMVAVPITPPLTTAIVGSPEYFERNGLPQTPDDLEDHNCLAYRFTSSGTIDHWSLTSPDVEKHTVVFEPKGNAIFNDDYSMLQAAIQGVGLVKHIDLWVEKHISEGRLARVLAPWCKEFPGFYLYIPSRENMPKKIRVLMDFLIEKRELLKPKE; from the coding sequence ATGCGAATTGAACCTTCTTTACTTTCATCACTGACATGGTTTGCACATATTGCTCGCCATCGCAGTTTCACTAAAGCGGCCTCAGAAATGGGGATAACCCGTGCCGCCTTATCACAGCACCTAAAAGCGTTAGAACAACAGCTACAAGTTCGATTAATTAATCGAACAACCAGAAGCATGTCGTTAACGGAAGAAGGCCAGCGTCTGCTTGATATTTTGCAACCGTCTTTGACTAGCATTGAACAAGTTGTGAGTGAACTGAACGAATCCCATCTAGAACCTTCAGGATTAATTCGTATAAGCGTTTCGAGAACCGCAGCTCGGCTGCTTATTGAACCTCACCTTGGCGAGTTCCTCACCCTCTATCCCAAAATACGCTTAGAGTTAATCATGAATGATGGATTCTCTAACATCGTTGCAGAAGGCGTTGATGCGGGCATTCGCTTAGGAATAAGCTTGGATGAACATATGGTCGCGGTTCCTATTACCCCACCGTTAACAACGGCAATAGTGGGCTCTCCTGAATACTTTGAGCGAAATGGACTACCTCAGACTCCTGATGATTTAGAAGATCACAATTGCCTTGCTTATCGTTTTACCTCGAGCGGAACAATCGACCATTGGTCGCTAACCTCTCCTGATGTTGAAAAACACACCGTCGTTTTCGAGCCTAAAGGCAATGCTATTTTTAATGATGACTATAGTATGTTACAGGCCGCAATACAGGGTGTGGGTTTAGTGAAGCATATTGATTTGTGGGTAGAAAAGCACATAAGTGAAGGAAGGCTAGCTCGAGTTCTAGCACCTTGGTGTAAAGAGTTTCCAGGGTTTTATTTATACATACCTTCACGAGAGAACATGCCTAAAAAAATCCGCGTGTTAATGGATTTTTTAATCGAAAAGCGTGAACTTCTGAAACCCAAAGAGTAG
- a CDS encoding alpha/beta hydrolase, giving the protein MNMQKITFRNADMAWDMSALVLFPEGFNESKRYPTMISVHPFGSCKEQTSSAVYGKALAELGYVVIAFDASFQGESGGLPRYVEDPSQRVEDISRVIDYAVTLPYVDENRIGGLGICGGGGYIINSALTEKRLKAVVGITPVNLGRLFREGFSMYDPIANLEAMATQRTAEARGSELQINELLPPSVEFAKENGLTERDVSEATEYYKTPRGQTEGGATRMLFSHAQKTLSWDAFAFAETLLTQPVMAVVGQKVGAFGAYRDGQEIYGRSVQSKDRQLVNLENWSHYELYDHPEAVCMAMDKVSAFLGTHLK; this is encoded by the coding sequence ATGAACATGCAAAAAATCACTTTCAGAAATGCTGATATGGCTTGGGATATGTCTGCATTAGTTTTATTCCCAGAAGGCTTTAATGAATCAAAACGCTACCCAACAATGATAAGCGTTCACCCTTTTGGTAGTTGTAAAGAACAAACATCCAGCGCTGTCTATGGTAAGGCTCTTGCTGAGTTAGGTTACGTCGTGATCGCATTTGATGCGAGCTTTCAGGGAGAATCGGGGGGATTGCCTCGTTACGTAGAAGATCCAAGTCAACGTGTTGAAGATATCAGTCGCGTTATCGACTATGCAGTGACTTTACCTTATGTCGATGAGAATAGAATTGGTGGACTCGGTATCTGCGGCGGCGGTGGTTACATCATCAATTCAGCCCTAACCGAAAAGCGCTTGAAAGCTGTCGTAGGTATTACGCCTGTCAACTTAGGCCGCTTGTTCCGTGAAGGTTTTAGTATGTACGACCCTATCGCTAACCTTGAAGCTATGGCTACACAGCGAACAGCCGAAGCGCGTGGCTCAGAATTGCAAATCAATGAACTTCTTCCTCCAAGTGTTGAATTTGCAAAAGAAAATGGATTAACAGAACGAGACGTGTCCGAAGCTACCGAATACTATAAAACGCCACGTGGACAAACCGAAGGTGGAGCAACACGTATGTTGTTTTCACATGCACAAAAAACTCTGAGTTGGGATGCTTTTGCATTCGCAGAAACGTTATTGACTCAGCCTGTTATGGCCGTAGTCGGCCAAAAAGTAGGGGCGTTTGGTGCTTATCGTGATGGACAGGAAATTTATGGTCGCTCTGTTCAATCAAAAGACCGACAACTGGTTAATTTGGAAAACTGGTCTCACTATGAACTGTATGACCATCCCGAAGCAGTATGTATGGCAATGGACAAGGTTTCTGCATTCCTTGGAACACACCTAAAGTAA
- a CDS encoding DUF808 domain-containing protein, whose product MAGASLLTLLDDIATVLDDIAVMSKVAAKKTAGVLGDDLALNAQQVQGVASEREIPVVWAVAKGSFKNKLILVPSALLISAIIPWLIMPLLLLGGLFLCFEGTEKVLEKLFPHAHSHEDKEEMLDKGESVEEFEKRKVNGAIRTDFILSAEIIVIALGTVSEASFVTQVIVVSLIAIVMTIGVYGLVAGIVKLDDLGLYLEVRAKGKGFMAKVGNALVTFAPKLMRLLTIVGTAAMFLVGGGIIVHNVPAIHHFVEPILMDFSGHSFATAVLPILLNGLIGFVAGLLVVGAWTVIEKVRGN is encoded by the coding sequence ATGGCTGGAGCAAGTTTACTCACACTGTTAGATGACATTGCCACGGTACTCGATGACATCGCGGTGATGTCAAAAGTGGCGGCAAAAAAGACAGCAGGTGTGTTAGGAGATGATTTAGCATTGAACGCCCAGCAGGTACAAGGTGTTGCCTCTGAACGTGAAATACCTGTGGTTTGGGCAGTTGCCAAGGGATCGTTTAAGAACAAATTGATTTTGGTGCCCTCTGCACTACTTATTAGCGCCATTATTCCGTGGTTGATCATGCCATTGCTTCTGCTTGGTGGTCTCTTCCTCTGCTTTGAAGGCACAGAGAAAGTACTAGAGAAACTCTTCCCCCATGCTCACTCACATGAAGACAAAGAAGAGATGTTGGATAAAGGAGAGTCAGTAGAAGAGTTCGAGAAACGGAAAGTCAATGGGGCGATTCGTACCGACTTTATTCTCTCTGCTGAAATCATTGTGATTGCTTTAGGTACGGTTTCAGAAGCCAGTTTTGTCACTCAGGTTATTGTGGTGAGCCTGATTGCGATAGTGATGACCATTGGTGTTTATGGCTTAGTCGCAGGGATAGTTAAGTTAGATGACTTGGGTTTGTACCTTGAGGTGCGCGCGAAAGGAAAAGGCTTCATGGCAAAAGTCGGTAACGCACTGGTAACTTTTGCGCCGAAGTTGATGAGATTGCTAACCATAGTGGGTACGGCAGCGATGTTTTTGGTTGGTGGAGGCATCATTGTGCACAATGTGCCAGCTATTCATCACTTTGTAGAGCCAATTCTGATGGACTTTAGTGGTCACTCTTTTGCCACCGCAGTGTTACCGATTTTACTCAATGGTCTTATCGGGTTTGTTGCTGGTTTGCTTGTCGTTGGTGCCTGGACAGTGATAGAAAAGGTGCGTGGGAATTAA
- a CDS encoding ABC transporter ATP-binding protein/permease — translation MSSKNNKNLSILLKLNTFVSPYKWRVTAALIALVATASLTLSVGYGVRMLIDQGFAQQSLQELTSAIQFIVGVTLCIAIGTFFRFYLVSSVGERVSADIRLAVFNHVISLHPSYFETNSSGDIMSRLTTDTTLLQSIIGSSFSMAMRSALMCIGAIIMLFATNFKLTLIVLASVPFVLVPILVYGRRVRALSRQSQDSMADVGSYAGEAIEHIKTVQSFSSEQHEKAAFAVEVEKAFEVGRQRVKQRAILISGVIVIVFSAIAGMLWVGGSDVIHGKMSAGDLAAFVFYAIMVASSTATISEVLGELQRAAGATERLIEILQVESDISAPDRALPISTTISAEVAFSSVNFNYPSRPDQPAIKELNLTAEQGKVLALVGPSGAGKTTLFELLQRFYDPQQGQVLFGGVDIRQFDPKELRQQMALVPQQPALFSHDVFHNIRYGNPEATDEQVIEAAKKAHAHEFIEKLPEGYRSFLGERGVRLSGGQKQRIAIARAILKDPKILLLDEATSALDSESEHHVQQALEALMKGRTTLIIAHRLSTIQHADKIAVLDNGALVDIGNHQSLMQSCELYQRLVALQFKHLE, via the coding sequence ATGAGCAGTAAAAATAACAAAAATCTCAGCATTCTTCTTAAGCTAAACACCTTTGTTTCTCCTTATAAGTGGCGAGTTACTGCAGCCTTGATCGCACTAGTCGCGACCGCAAGCCTGACGCTATCGGTGGGCTACGGAGTGCGCATGCTGATCGACCAAGGATTTGCTCAGCAGTCATTGCAAGAACTAACGAGTGCGATTCAATTTATTGTCGGTGTCACTCTGTGTATTGCTATCGGTACTTTCTTTCGTTTCTATCTTGTTTCATCAGTAGGTGAACGCGTTAGCGCTGATATTCGCCTCGCGGTGTTTAACCATGTTATTTCACTGCACCCTAGTTATTTTGAGACCAACAGCAGTGGCGATATTATGTCGCGCCTCACCACTGACACTACTTTGCTGCAGAGCATTATCGGCTCCTCATTTTCGATGGCCATGCGCAGTGCGTTAATGTGTATTGGCGCGATCATTATGTTGTTTGCGACCAACTTTAAACTCACGCTGATTGTACTGGCTTCTGTGCCATTCGTTTTGGTGCCTATTTTGGTCTATGGTCGACGAGTGCGTGCATTATCCCGCCAAAGCCAAGACTCCATGGCAGATGTGGGCAGCTATGCAGGTGAAGCGATAGAGCATATTAAAACGGTACAAAGCTTTAGCTCTGAACAACATGAGAAAGCCGCCTTTGCCGTGGAGGTAGAAAAAGCATTTGAGGTCGGTAGACAGCGAGTAAAGCAACGCGCGATTTTAATATCTGGTGTCATTGTGATCGTGTTTAGCGCGATTGCCGGCATGCTTTGGGTAGGTGGCAGCGATGTCATCCACGGTAAAATGTCCGCCGGTGACCTAGCAGCATTTGTGTTTTATGCCATTATGGTCGCGTCCTCCACAGCAACCATTTCTGAAGTGCTTGGCGAGCTACAGAGGGCTGCTGGTGCCACTGAAAGGTTGATTGAGATTCTCCAAGTTGAAAGCGATATTAGTGCGCCAGACCGTGCTTTACCAATAAGCACAACCATCTCAGCAGAGGTGGCATTTAGCTCAGTTAATTTCAACTATCCTTCTCGTCCCGACCAACCGGCCATTAAGGAATTAAATCTCACCGCTGAGCAAGGTAAAGTATTGGCGTTGGTTGGTCCGTCAGGTGCTGGTAAAACGACACTCTTCGAACTACTACAACGTTTTTACGACCCACAACAAGGTCAGGTTCTGTTTGGAGGCGTGGACATTCGCCAGTTTGACCCGAAAGAGCTTCGTCAGCAAATGGCACTCGTTCCTCAGCAACCCGCTTTATTTAGCCACGACGTATTCCACAATATTCGCTACGGCAACCCAGAGGCAACGGACGAACAAGTTATCGAAGCGGCGAAAAAAGCCCATGCACATGAGTTTATTGAAAAGCTGCCGGAAGGCTATCGCAGCTTTTTAGGCGAGCGCGGCGTAAGGCTATCAGGAGGGCAAAAACAGCGAATTGCGATTGCGCGTGCCATTCTTAAAGATCCCAAAATCCTACTGCTTGATGAGGCCACCAGCGCCCTCGATAGCGAAAGTGAACATCATGTTCAGCAAGCGCTTGAGGCGCTAATGAAAGGCCGTACCACACTGATCATTGCTCATCGTTTATCGACCATCCAACATGCAGATAAGATAGCGGTTTTAGACAATGGCGCACTGGTTGATATTGGTAACCACCAATCATTGATGCAAAGCTGTGAGCTCTATCAGCGACTGGTGGCGTTGCAGTTTAAACACTTGGAATGA
- a CDS encoding PolC-type DNA polymerase III: MPQANSVVVLDFETTGLSPNLGDRAIEIGAVKLVDGEVVDSFQQLMNPGFRVSSFIESYTGITNNMLRTAPSCDEVMASFSEFIANENLIAHNASFDKRFLDAELERVNKGYSGEFACSLLVARRLIQDAPSHKLGELVRYKNIENDGVFHRALADAQMTAKLWLQMVEELEQSGITKPSFQFMQTVSKTAKGKVDLLLAKSRI; encoded by the coding sequence ATGCCTCAAGCAAATTCCGTGGTTGTGCTCGACTTTGAAACCACTGGCCTCTCTCCTAACCTTGGTGACCGCGCAATTGAAATTGGAGCAGTAAAATTAGTTGATGGTGAGGTTGTCGATAGTTTTCAGCAGCTCATGAATCCGGGCTTCAGAGTAAGCTCATTCATTGAAAGTTATACTGGCATCACCAATAACATGTTACGCACCGCACCAAGCTGCGATGAGGTGATGGCATCGTTTAGTGAGTTTATTGCCAATGAAAACCTCATCGCTCACAACGCCTCATTCGATAAACGATTTCTCGACGCAGAGCTTGAGAGAGTAAACAAAGGCTATTCAGGTGAGTTCGCTTGTTCGTTACTGGTGGCAAGACGACTGATTCAAGATGCGCCGTCACACAAACTTGGTGAGCTGGTTCGCTACAAAAACATCGAAAACGACGGTGTTTTTCACCGTGCGTTAGCAGATGCACAAATGACAGCCAAACTTTGGCTTCAAATGGTCGAGGAGTTAGAGCAATCAGGAATCACCAAGCCAAGCTTTCAGTTTATGCAAACCGTTAGTAAAACAGCAAAAGGCAAAGTGGACCTGCTACTCGCTAAAAGTCGTATTTAA
- a CDS encoding YqaE/Pmp3 family membrane protein, whose translation MDTRKLVLILLCIFLPPVAVFMERGFNKDFFINLILTFFFFLPGTIHALWLTMK comes from the coding sequence ATGGATACTAGAAAACTCGTTCTCATTTTACTGTGTATCTTTCTTCCACCTGTCGCGGTGTTCATGGAAAGAGGTTTCAATAAAGATTTCTTCATCAACTTAATTCTGACCTTTTTCTTCTTCCTGCCAGGTACGATTCATGCACTTTGGTTGACGATGAAATAA
- a CDS encoding alpha/beta hydrolase — protein sequence MSKVTFKNLNGQGIEISAVINFPKDFDASKKYAAVVVSHPGGGVKEQTAGLYASKLAENGLIAIAFDRSYQGESTGQPRQMENPYISTEDVSAVVDYLTTLDYVDNDKIGAMGICAGAGYSANAAINDRRIKALGMVSAVNIGQMFRNGWDNSVNDADALGYLEFGSNARTTDANGSEYAIIPLAPMREEDAPNAELREAWEYYHTPRCEHPNAPGFALTRNLNQIITYDAYHKAEAFLTQPILAVVGSDAGSKWMSDDLMDRAASSDKTLYVIDGANHMSLYDVAEYVDDAVSQLASFFQRTL from the coding sequence ATGTCTAAAGTCACTTTCAAAAATCTAAATGGTCAAGGTATTGAGATTTCTGCGGTTATCAACTTCCCTAAAGATTTTGATGCAAGTAAAAAATATGCAGCTGTTGTTGTTTCACACCCTGGTGGCGGCGTGAAAGAGCAAACAGCAGGTTTATACGCGAGTAAACTTGCGGAAAACGGCTTAATTGCTATTGCTTTTGACCGTTCATACCAAGGAGAAAGCACGGGTCAACCTCGTCAAATGGAAAACCCATACATTAGTACTGAAGATGTGAGTGCTGTAGTCGACTATCTAACAACATTGGACTATGTCGATAACGACAAAATTGGTGCGATGGGTATTTGTGCCGGTGCGGGTTACAGCGCAAACGCGGCGATTAATGACCGTCGTATTAAAGCTTTAGGCATGGTTAGCGCAGTTAATATCGGTCAAATGTTCCGTAATGGTTGGGATAATTCGGTTAACGATGCTGATGCCCTTGGTTACTTAGAGTTTGGGTCGAATGCACGTACAACTGACGCTAATGGCTCTGAATACGCAATCATTCCTCTAGCTCCGATGCGTGAAGAAGATGCACCAAACGCAGAACTGCGAGAAGCATGGGAATATTACCACACACCACGTTGTGAACATCCAAATGCTCCGGGTTTTGCTCTAACCCGTAACTTAAACCAGATCATTACTTACGATGCGTACCACAAAGCGGAAGCATTTTTGACTCAACCAATCCTTGCTGTCGTTGGTAGTGACGCAGGCAGCAAGTGGATGAGTGATGACCTGATGGATCGAGCTGCGAGTTCAGATAAAACCTTGTATGTCATTGATGGTGCAAACCATATGTCGCTTTATGATGTTGCCGAATACGTCGATGACGCAGTATCCCAACTCGCTTCTTTCTTCCAACGCACTCTTTAA
- a CDS encoding flavodoxin family protein, with protein sequence MTRWIIIIAVLAIVAVFTVAFVVTRVENSQFSKNKLLTQVGSLPVATESKVAVVVFSRSGSTGVLANHIADKRSGHLYEITAEDYALGIPGWISALKDARSNIADISPETIDLSTYKTVYLGSPIWLYSPAPPIWQFAKNSDFTGKNVVLFNTFNSKFEDSFTRDFELLVRSKGAVSFKHQYVNRGRMGDQISTQQMLNNFDKLE encoded by the coding sequence ATGACACGATGGATAATTATAATTGCAGTACTCGCTATTGTAGCGGTCTTCACCGTTGCTTTTGTGGTGACTCGAGTAGAAAACTCGCAGTTTTCAAAGAACAAGTTATTAACGCAAGTTGGCTCTCTTCCCGTAGCGACTGAATCAAAAGTTGCTGTAGTTGTGTTCTCTCGCTCTGGGAGCACTGGTGTGCTAGCAAACCATATAGCAGATAAAAGGAGTGGACACCTCTACGAGATTACAGCGGAAGACTATGCACTAGGCATTCCTGGGTGGATAAGTGCGCTAAAGGATGCTCGCAGCAATATTGCTGATATCAGTCCTGAAACGATTGACCTATCAACTTATAAAACGGTTTATTTAGGCTCGCCTATCTGGTTATACAGCCCAGCGCCACCAATATGGCAGTTTGCTAAAAATAGCGATTTCACAGGTAAAAATGTTGTCCTATTCAATACCTTTAACAGCAAGTTTGAAGACAGTTTCACCAGAGATTTTGAATTATTAGTTCGTTCCAAAGGTGCGGTTAGCTTTAAACATCAATATGTTAATCGTGGACGTATGGGTGATCAAATTTCAACTCAGCAAATGCTAAACAACTTTGATAAATTGGAGTGA